GTAGCGGGAGATCTCTACCAGAACGACATTGTCACTCCAGCCATGATTGTCGTTCCTCGTCGTAAGGTAATTATTACTAGTACTACCTCTCCCAATTTACCCATCTTTCGAGATTTGAACTTCTACTTAGACATagaatttttaacataaaagttATATATTTAAAACTACACAAAAGTATTACTCTGTATAagtcaaaatatttaaaattgtAATTCTGTCTGACTCGACATTTGAATATCATTAAGTAAATTGGGATGGAGGAAGTATTTCTGTTAGCCTCTATTGTCCTTTACCTCCATTTTAAGACTtgtagtactccctccgtttaaCATCATactcatattaattgatatatatttttattgattttgagaaaataatttgaaataagtAAAAAGGATGAGTAAAAgtaatttgaaaaaagaaattatCTTTTCTTTATACTAAAAGGGACGAGTAAAAGTAAGATAAGTAAGATGGAGGAGTGATTATTAAGGAGGGAACAGTTTTTAGTCTGTAGTTAATCAGATAGTTGAAAACGAGGCAGAACATGTGAAAGCATTAAATGTTTTAGGTTGTGCTGCTTTAAACGCATGTCTTCTGAAATACTCTCCATTAGTGATTGAAGTTCCTCATCTTTTAAGGATGCATCACACTTTGAATTTAATTAAGGCACCACCTTTTTGCCCTAAATTTATTCAGTTTAATAGAAGCATTTAATGACCAATGGGATGTGTTAATTAATGGGTTCATATAATTATTACCACAGTAAACTGAGAATTAAGCATATGATTGTATTTCTACAGAGAAAAGCAAGTAGTAATGAAGTTGGAGGAAAGAAGGAGGCGTGGGTGGTACGCGATTATGAATATGATGTGAAAAAAGCAGCAACTCCATCTCCTCCACCACCACCAACACCACCTAAAAGGGCAGTAGATGAAGATCTTTACAAGATTTCCCCTGAATTGCTCTACTCTAAGTCTAAAAGGGTACCCCATTCTTCTCCTaatctttattttgttttatcaATGCTTTTTAATCACTTTTCCCCCATCCTCATCCCATAATTAGAGGGACATGTCCTATGTACTTGACCTACAAAGTCAAAATGATCGCCTTACTTTTATTAAGTAATGAATAGTGTACGAAATATAGTGGTAAATAAAATTCTTGTAATACGCAAATTTTTGTTGCGTAATTACAATCAGGTTGCAGTACAtgagaggggttgctctgattgtaagcaacctccactttcaatcaagaggttgtgagttcgagtctccccaagagcaaggtgggaagttcttggaaggaaggatgccgagggtctaattggaaacagcctctctacttcAATGTagaggtaaggtttgcgtacacactaccattctcagaccccactaagtggaattatactgggttgttgcaGTACATGCTAAATCCAAAGGAGATACTAGTAGTTACTGTCATTTTTttataaagaaaaaacaaaagttGAACCTCAGTGCATTATCTAAGACTATATATAATTATCATATTGTATTACATTATCTAGTAGTAATATATATGTTACCTTCGGGGGGGGGGTCATTTGGTACGCGGACTATATTATCCTGAGATTATAATCTTGGGATTATAATCCCTGGACTATTTTATCTCACCTGGGAGGTGGGATAAAATAATCTCAAGTTTAATGGGATAAGATGAGATATTCAGGATTAAGCTCTGGGATTAAATTTATATTGTATTAGGTTGGCGGGATAAATTTATACTACCAATCAACACAATATAAATTTAATCTCACAGCTTACCATGCCTTATCCCGCCTACCAAACGGACACCTTAGGCTTTTTTATGCTAAACTTTTTGTTAATTTCTTTTTGCAGAAAGGCGTTAGGGGATTCTTTTCGATGTGCCTGCGGCCAACTTGTGCTTCTTGATCCTGCAAGAGCTTAAAGCTGCTTGCAAACAAAGAAAGATTCAGAACATATAGGAGTACTGGTTTCATATTGAATAGTAGAATTGTCTATATTAATTCTAAAAGAACTTAGTATAGAGATGTTTGAAGTATTTCTTGGGTTTATTACCAGTAGTACAAAGTGGCCCAAAAACAGATAGAAT
This genomic stretch from Nicotiana sylvestris chromosome 9, ASM39365v2, whole genome shotgun sequence harbors:
- the LOC104223434 gene encoding uncharacterized protein; the encoded protein is MDESNYYLMNRSHIPAFGSWDCNDDFPVPFTECFESARQADLFRYSYSNDRDLYVAGDLYQNDIVTPAMIVVPRRKRKASSNEVGGKKEAWVVRDYEYDVKKAATPSPPPPPTPPKRAVDEDLYKISPELLYSKSKRKGVRGFFSMCLRPTCAS